Proteins from a genomic interval of Cupriavidus sp. WKF15:
- a CDS encoding AraC family transcriptional regulator — protein MRVHLQSHSHVSLQRLFLAFPLTVAPTQGRSVIRRRGHERLLVPGQAVTIEPFEAIDMHLDGSCAQPSACTVEIRHGMPGTAQDGLHHRISRRVFLQPQYAWSAGFIAERLDMPAAQLRRLLFSQGTALTDLCRTQRLMRLLFEAMSADVAMGDLKRFVGWPPAGDVESAFYDRFGVSMQTARRLASQPARELRRSIA, from the coding sequence ATGCGCGTCCACCTGCAGTCCCACTCGCACGTCAGCCTGCAGCGCCTGTTCCTGGCGTTTCCGCTGACGGTCGCGCCCACGCAGGGCAGGTCGGTGATCAGGCGGCGTGGCCATGAGCGGCTGCTGGTGCCCGGGCAGGCAGTCACGATCGAGCCGTTCGAGGCCATCGACATGCACCTGGATGGCAGCTGCGCGCAGCCGTCGGCGTGTACCGTCGAAATCCGCCACGGCATGCCCGGTACCGCGCAGGATGGCCTGCATCACCGCATCTCCCGTCGCGTATTCCTGCAGCCCCAATATGCGTGGAGCGCCGGCTTCATCGCCGAACGGCTGGACATGCCCGCGGCGCAGCTGCGCCGGCTGCTGTTCTCGCAAGGCACGGCGCTCACGGATCTGTGCCGCACGCAAAGGCTGATGCGCCTGTTGTTCGAAGCCATGAGCGCAGACGTTGCCATGGGGGACCTGAAGCGCTTTGTCGGCTGGCCGCCTGCCGGCGACGTGGAGTCCGCGTTCTATGACCGCTTCGGCGTCTCCATGCAGACCGCGAGGCGGCTGGCGAGCCAACCGGCGCGCGAGCTGCGGCGATCGATCGCCTGA